From Corvus hawaiiensis isolate bCorHaw1 chromosome 38, bCorHaw1.pri.cur, whole genome shotgun sequence:
gggggtccctgtgcatggggggggggggtcaaaCCCCTCCCCCCCAGTTTGGGGGTGACTGGaagccccctccccccacctcccagtatccccagtgccCCCCTCCCCAGTCTCGTACtggtccctgtgtccccttccCCGTCCCCTCTCCCAAACTTCTGGGGGTCTCCCCATCACCGGTGCCCTCCACCCCCTCACCTCAAATTTTTGGGGACCCCCACCAAAACTTCTATGGGGTCCCCCAAATTCTATGGGGCCCATAAACCTCTCTgggccccccgcccccccccaaATTTTATGGGGAACCCCCAAATTTTATGGGATCCCCAAATTTTATGGGGCCTCGCAGCCTCCTAAGGGACCTCCAAACCCGATGGGGTCACCCCAAAACCTCTATGGGGGGGCCCCCCCCCCAATTTCTATGGGGCCCGTAAACCTCGATGGGACCCCCACCCTCAGCTTCTATGGGGTCCACAACCATTTGTGGGGACCCCCCAATTTCTATGggaccctcccccccaaaattcATGGGGGGGGGGAACCTTCCCTCTTCCACGGGGCCCCCCAATTTCTATGGGACCCCCCCCATcctccagccccctccccaatATGGGgcagggaccccccaaaatctcctccagagcccctctcccccccccaccgccccttcccctcccctcccccacccctcagGTGCCCCCCCCCGCTTTCCGGGgcctctcccctcccccaccGGGGAACCCGAAActggggggggtgggggccgtgctgggggggaggggcgcggggggagccccccccccggagcccccggcccctccccccGCCAGGAAGCCGCGCTCGGGGTCGGGGAGGACGAGGGcgagggggaggggaaaggggaaggggtaCGCGGCCACCAAGCGGGGCCCGAAGGACAACGGGAACGCGGCGGGGGCCGGAGGGACGCGGGGACCCCCCCCTCGGTGTCCCCGGCACCCCGGAGCCGTCCCCAAGCTCGGGGTCCCCTCCCCCGGGCCGGCACAGCAGCGCCAGCGGCTGCTCCTGCACCGGGAACCCCCCGGCGCCGTCCCCGCCCGTGGCAACCCCGGTGGTACCCCCGGTAGCCCCCCCGGCGTCACCCGCGGCTGGCGGCGCCGCGTTGGCGAGCCCCGGGGACGGCGGGACCCCCCCCTTTATCCGCCGGGCCTTCCTCCCTGCCCGCGGCCGGCGGCGTGTAGGCGATGACCGTGGCGGGGGCCGGTGAGCGCGGTGACCTCGGTGGCGACCGCGGTGGTGGCGGCGACCTCGTTGGCGGTGGCGACCTCGTCGGTGGCGGCGACCTCGGCGGTGGTGGCGACCTCGGCGGCGATCCCGGCGAGCGCTGGCGGTGCCGCTGCGCGTGGCGGCTGAGCGCGGCCGCCGTCTTGCACACCTTGGCGCAGGTGGGGCAGGTGAAGCGCAGCGACGGTCGCCGCCCCACGCGGCCCGCGGGGGCCGTTCCCGGGGCGAGCGGCGGcaccgcggcggcggcggcttcGTGTAGCCGCTGGTGCTTGCGCAGCTTCCGCAACGCCgggaagctcttcccgcacgcCCGGCCACGGGTGGTGCCGCTCGCGGCGCCGCGGGGCATCCCCGGGCTCCCGTGGGCCACCGGCAGCGGCGCGGCGCTCGCCGTTGTCGTTGTCGCCGTCGTCGCCCGGCGCCCGGCGCAGCGAGCGCAGCTTGCGCCGCCAGCGCGGCTTCTTGGCCCCGGGAGTCCCGGTGCCACCGGTGCCACCACCTccgggggtcccggtgccgccGGCCGCCTTCTTTTTGGGCTTGTAGGAGTAGTAGGGCCGCCAGAGCCGGTCCTCGGCGTCGCTGTCGTTGTCATTGTCCCCGCGCTGGGTGTCAccgtcgccgccgccgccgccgccgccgtcgcCGCGCAGGTCGGTGCCGGAGATGCGGCGTTTGACGATGGCCTCCTCGCCGATGCGCACGGTGATCTGGCACAGCCCCTCGCCCGCCGCCGAGCCCGCGTACGCCGGCTTGGCCACGTAGGTCATGGTGCGACCGCCACCGGTGCTGCCGCCACCGCCCACCGCCACCGGCACCGCTGCCCGCGGAGGGGTTTTGAGGGGTGGTGGCCGCGGCCGCGGTGCCCTCGGCGGCCGCCGCGGCCGCGCGCTGGGCCTCGATGTAATCGCGCAGCACCTGCTTCTTGATGGGCACCGCCGGCGTCACCGGTGCCGCCGCCGGCCCTTCGGGCAGCCCCGGCGGTTCCTCGCCGGCCCGGCCGTTGTAGGCGATGACCGACGCGGCaccgctgccgccgcccgcccTGCACGATGACCGAAGGCGCCGCGCGGCCGTAGGCGATGACCGAAGCGGGCTCCGGCCGCGGCGCGGGGTAGGCGGTGACGGCGGCGTCCCCCGGCGTGGGCCGGCGGTAGCACGGCCCCGTCGGGCACCGCGCCTTGGCTGTAGGTCTTGTAGGGCCGCTTGTGCGCCCGCATGGGCAGCAGGCGGTAGAGCTTGAGCGCGTTGAGCTTGGGCCGGTAGCCGCCGTTGGGCGTCTTCTCGGAGGCGATGAGCCCCGGGCTGATGCCGTGGAAGGCTTTTTGGTGCGTCTTGAGGTTGTAGTAGGTGACGAAGGTGTCCCAGCAGAAGATGCACTGGTAGCGGCGCTCGCCCGTGTGCCACACCTCGTGCTTGGTGCGGTACTCGGCCAGCGCGAAGACCTTGTCGCAGTAGCGGCACGGGTACTTGCGGCGCCACGAGTGGACGTTGGCGTGGCGCTTCAGGCTGGACAGCGTCATGTAGGAGCGCTGGCACACGCCGCACAGGTACAGCACCTGCCCGTCCACCACCTTCACCAGCGGCTCCTGCTCCGCGCCGGGCTCCAGCGCGCGGTGACGCAGCAGCAGCGCCTTCTTGGCCGCTTTCGGCGCCGCCGTGCTGGCCGCGGTGGCGGTGGTGGCGGTGGTGGTGGTGACCGCGCCGGCGGTGACGGCGCCGGTTGCGGTGGTGGCGGCGGTGTCGGCGGCGGTGTCGCCGTCGCCGTCGCGACAGCCGACCTCGTGCGTCTGCAGGCGCTTGACGTGGATGAAGCTCTTGCCGCAGTGCCGGCAGCACAGCCCGCGGCGCCCGCGGTGCAGCTTGGCGTGGAAGCCCAGCGCGGCCGCCGAGCTGAAGCCGCGCCCGCACAGCCCGCACCGCAGCGCCGCCGGCGACGAGGGGCGACGCCGGCGACACCGGGGACGGAGACGCCGTCACCGTGTCCCCGCCCGGCGCCGTCTCCCCGCCCGTGGTCGCCGTCTCACCGGGCCGCGCCGGGCAGGTCAGGTCCACGGGGGCCGCGGGTGCTCGGGGGtcccccgccggccccgccggtGGAGGGGGGGTCCAGGTGCCGTTCATGTCGCGCGGCGGGGGCCCGgcctccagcccctgcagcgAGGGGATGCCGAGGCGCCGGCCCACGGCCCCCAGCGCCCGCGCGCGGCCGCCGGCGAGGGCACGGCCAGGCGCGAGTTGTAGATGAAGTTGAGGACGTCCGAGAAGACGCCGGCCTGGACGCccggcagctccagcacctgggcGGGCGAGGGGCAGGTGGGCTCCTGGGCCAGCGCCCGCTTGAAGAAGGGGCTGGAGGCTGCCAGGACGTTCTTATGGGCGCGGAATTTGGTGTCCTCGGCGATGATGGTGACGTCGCAGAACTGGCCCCGCAGGCGCTGCTCattcagctccagcagcagcgcCCGGCAGTGCCCGGCGTCCGACACCTCCACGACCGGAGCCATCCCCGCGCCGGCCACCTGGGAGagggggggacagcggggttgGGGTCAGCTGGGTGGGTGGGGGTCAGGATTTGAGGTCACCTGGGTGctttctgtggggctgggggaatGGCTGGGTGCTCTTTTTGGGGTCTGCTGCGTGGTTGAATCCTTTATCTGGTGCCAGCTGCGTGGGCGGGGCCACGATTTGGGGTCACCGAGACACCTGGTTCACTATTTGGGGTCATCTGCATGATTGGATCCCCTTCTTGGGGTCACCTGGGTCCCATATTTAGGGTCACCCAGGCACCTGGGTCCCATATTTGGGGTCACCCAGATACCTGGGTCCCATATTTGGGGTCACCCAGGCACCCGGTTCAATATTTGGGGTCACCTGGGTCCCATATTTGGGGTCACCCAGGCACCTGGTTCACTATTTGGGGTCATCTGGGTCCCTTATTTGGGGTCACCCAGGCACCTGCTTCACTACTTGGGGTCACCTGCATGGCTGGATCCCCTATTTGGGGTCACCTGGGTCCCATATTTGGGGTCACCCAGACACCTGGTTCACTATCTGGGGTCACCCAGGCACCTGGGTCCCTTATTTGGGGTCACCCAGGCACCCGATTCACTATTTGGGGTCATCTGAGTCCCTTACTTGGGGTCATCCAAACATCTGGGTCCCATATTTGGGGTCACCCAGGCACCCGCTTCAATATTTGGGGTCACCTGGGTCCCTTATTTGGGGTCACCCAGACACCTGCTTCACTACTTGGGGTCACCTGCATGGCTGGATCCCCTATTCGGGGTCACCTGGGTCCCATATTTGGGGTCACCCAGGCACCTGGGTCCCTTATTTGGGGTCATCTGAGTCCCTTATTTGGGGTCCCTCTGTCCTGGGGGTCACTGTGGGCCCGAGGGTCACtcgggggttttggggtccccctgTTTCT
This genomic window contains:
- the LOC125319255 gene encoding LOW QUALITY PROTEIN: zinc finger and BTB domain-containing protein 4-like (The sequence of the model RefSeq protein was modified relative to this genomic sequence to represent the inferred CDS: inserted 1 base in 1 codon; deleted 1 base in 1 codon) — encoded protein: MAPVVEVSDAGHCRALLLELNEQRLRGQFCDVTIIAEDTKFRAHKNVLAASSPFFKRALAQEPTCPSPAQVLELPGVQAGVFSDVLNFIYNSRLAVPSXGGRARALGAVGRRLGIPSLQGLEAGPPPRDMNGTWTPPPPAGPAGDPRAPAAPVDLTCPARPGETATTGGETAPGGDTVTASPSPVSRRRPSSPAALRCGLCGRGFSSAAALGFHAKLHRGRRGLCCRHCGKSFIHVKRLQTHEVGCRDGDGDTAADTAATTATGAVTAGAVTTTTATTATAASTAAPKAAKKALLLRHRALEPGAEQEPLVKVVDGQVLYLCGVCQRSYMTLSSLKRHANVHSWRRKYPCRYCDKVFALAEYRTKHEVWHTGERRYQCIFCWDTFVTYYNLKTHQKAFHGISPGLIASEKTPNGGYRPKLNALKLYRLLPMRAHKRPYKTYSQGAVPDGAVLPPAHAGGRRRHRLPRAAAGARFGHRLRPRGAFGHRAGRAAAAVPRRSSPTTAGPARNRRGCPKGRRRHRARPRRPPRAPRPRPPPLKTPPRAAVPVAVGGGGSTGGGRTMTYVAKPAYAGSAAGEGLCQITVRIGEEAIVKRRISGTDLRGDGGGGGGGDGDTQRGDNDNDSDAEDRLWRPYYSYKPKKKAAGGTGTPGGGGTGGTGTPGAKKPRWRRKLRSLRRAPGDDGDNDNGERRAAAGGPREPGDAPRRRERHHPWPGVREELPGVAEAAQAPAATRSRRRRGAAARPGNGPRGPRGAATVAALHLPHLRQGVQDGGRAQPPRAAAPPALAGIAAEVATTAEVAATDEVATANEVAATTAVATEVTALTGPRHGHRLHAAGRGQGGRPGG